The following are encoded together in the Acidimicrobiales bacterium genome:
- a CDS encoding ABC transporter permease: MLEYVLVGLALGSIYAIASAGLVVTYASSGVLNLAFGSMAYVVARFYYFLNSQHGWPTVTAGLVSLLIVAPLMGVVLYAVLFRFIRGQSTLIKLVTTIGLSVALPPIADLTLGTQSITSAPGLALASDRPFHLLGAPITTDQIITYGFLLFVVVAGIAVLRLTDVGLRVRATVDSEAMASLSGTNPRRVALGVWAVSATLAGLAGILVAPTNGLTTTGMTALMAAAFAAVVAARFRSLSVAVGVSLAMGVVTDVILKQLPQGSSLTAAIIPSIPFGFILLFLIFYIVRSGAVDEDVGTGGPLDHAVRPANEALANVGRAVASGRGRGVALGAVPLVVVALLPFVFQGSAYWLGLVALGLCYAITFLTFTLVTGEGGMLWLSQIIFAGAGALGAAQFVSVWHVPVLLALVLGGLIAAVVGAIIGLLTIRLGDLYVALVTLTFGLLAETLVFSRGRFLQGGIGVVFNRPGFASDDLTFAYLALAVFAVFAVLTLNLRRSTSGLALRAVRDSKSASRTSGLSVLQVKVIVGAVAAFVAAVGGGFIAMYGGVAQPGSFATFTGLVWLAVVVTMGVRSITAAALSGLAFALLPGVFQTYVPSRWGEVPALLFGLGAVMVARHPEGVVLHNGRQLRLLLSRLGSRARSPEVSRSAAGGTILVGDSDGSLAQTGVAPDGSGTSAGAPR; the protein is encoded by the coding sequence ATGCTCGAGTACGTCCTAGTCGGGCTGGCGCTTGGATCGATCTATGCGATCGCGTCGGCCGGGCTGGTGGTTACGTACGCGTCGTCAGGGGTCCTGAACCTCGCCTTCGGATCGATGGCCTATGTGGTGGCCCGGTTCTACTACTTCCTCAACTCCCAGCACGGGTGGCCCACCGTGACGGCGGGGTTGGTGTCTCTCCTGATCGTGGCGCCGCTCATGGGCGTGGTCCTCTACGCCGTTCTCTTCCGTTTCATCCGGGGTCAGTCAACCTTGATAAAGCTGGTCACCACGATCGGGCTCTCCGTGGCGCTGCCACCGATTGCAGACCTCACTCTCGGGACCCAATCCATCACGTCGGCGCCGGGCCTCGCCTTGGCCAGCGACCGCCCGTTTCATCTCCTGGGCGCCCCCATCACGACGGACCAGATCATCACCTATGGGTTCTTGCTCTTCGTCGTGGTGGCAGGCATCGCTGTGTTGCGGTTGACCGATGTGGGTCTGCGGGTTCGTGCAACCGTCGACTCAGAAGCGATGGCGTCGCTCTCGGGGACCAACCCTCGGCGGGTCGCCCTCGGGGTGTGGGCGGTCAGCGCGACGCTGGCGGGCTTGGCGGGGATCCTCGTAGCCCCCACCAACGGCTTGACGACCACCGGGATGACGGCGTTGATGGCGGCGGCGTTCGCAGCCGTGGTCGCTGCCCGCTTTCGCTCCCTCTCTGTTGCGGTCGGCGTCTCGCTCGCCATGGGAGTGGTGACCGACGTGATCCTGAAGCAGCTCCCGCAGGGCAGCTCACTCACGGCGGCGATCATTCCGAGCATCCCATTTGGGTTCATCCTGCTGTTCTTGATCTTCTACATCGTGAGGTCCGGCGCGGTGGATGAGGACGTGGGCACCGGAGGTCCCCTGGATCATGCCGTTCGACCCGCCAACGAGGCTCTGGCCAATGTGGGCAGAGCGGTTGCGAGCGGACGCGGCAGGGGTGTCGCGCTCGGCGCGGTCCCGCTGGTGGTGGTGGCGCTGTTGCCGTTCGTGTTCCAAGGTTCTGCCTACTGGCTGGGGTTGGTGGCACTGGGTCTCTGCTATGCGATCACCTTCCTCACATTCACGCTGGTGACCGGAGAGGGAGGGATGCTGTGGCTCTCGCAGATCATCTTCGCCGGCGCTGGCGCATTGGGCGCGGCGCAATTCGTCTCCGTGTGGCACGTGCCGGTGCTCTTGGCGCTCGTCCTCGGTGGGTTGATCGCGGCCGTCGTGGGGGCCATCATCGGCTTGCTCACCATCCGCCTCGGTGACCTGTATGTGGCCCTGGTCACCTTGACCTTCGGGCTCCTGGCCGAGACGCTCGTCTTTTCCCGCGGCCGGTTCCTGCAGGGTGGTATCGGGGTCGTGTTCAACCGCCCGGGCTTCGCCAGTGATGACCTGACCTTCGCGTACCTGGCACTCGCCGTCTTCGCCGTCTTCGCCGTGCTCACCTTGAACCTGCGCCGCTCGACCAGCGGGCTGGCCTTACGGGCTGTGCGGGACAGCAAGTCCGCGTCGCGGACCTCTGGCCTGAGCGTGCTCCAGGTGAAAGTCATCGTCGGGGCGGTGGCGGCATTCGTGGCCGCGGTCGGAGGTGGCTTCATCGCGATGTACGGCGGGGTCGCCCAGCCTGGGTCCTTTGCCACGTTCACGGGGCTGGTCTGGCTCGCGGTCGTGGTGACAATGGGTGTTCGGTCCATCACCGCGGCGGCGCTGAGCGGGCTGGCGTTTGCGTTGCTCCCCGGCGTGTTCCAGACCTACGTTCCGAGCCGCTGGGGGGAGGTGCCTGCGCTTCTCTTCGGGTTGGGTGCGGTCATGGTCGCACGACATCCCGAAGGCGTGGTCCTCCACAACGGGAGACAGTTGCGTCTGCTGTTGTCGCGGCTCGGGTCGCGGGCGAGGTCGCCAGAGGTGAGTCGCTCGGCGGCGGGCGGCACGATCCTGGTCGGTGACTCGGATGGCAGCCTCGCCCAGACCGGGGTGGCGCCCGACGGATCCGGCACGAGCGCGGGGGCA